In a genomic window of Muntiacus reevesi chromosome 1, mMunRee1.1, whole genome shotgun sequence:
- the LOC136157999 gene encoding olfactory receptor 2M2-like, whose product MDGKNETLTDFFLLGLFPELQYISVLISSILLVYIIAFTGNAILIFLILVDSHLHTPMYILLSHLSLIDLALISTTVPKMAINFFSGKKNISKVACGTQIFFFFALGGGECLLLTLMSYDRYVAICNPLRYTVIMNPRVCLQMALVSWGGGALNSLFNTIYTMHFPFCGSREIHHFFCEMPAVLKLSCEDTSLYEMVVSVICIVFVLLPLGLIMASYMLIFFTVLHMNSPEGRRKALTVCSSHLAVVSLYYGPAMIIYMTPHSFHTSEQDEILSMINTIFTPMLNPLIYSLRNKEVLGALRKAMNRRFILS is encoded by the coding sequence ATGGATGGAAAGAATGAAACCTTGActgatttctttctcctgggaCTTTTCCCAGAGCTGCAGTATATCAGCGTCCTCATCAGCTCCATTCTTCTGGTCTACATCATTGCCTTCACTGGCAATGCCATCTTAATCTTCTTGATTTTGGtggactcccacctccacacccccatgtataTACTGCTCAGCCATCTCTCTCTCATTGACTTGGCCTTAATTTCTACCACAGTTCCAAAAATGGCTATCAACTTTTTCTCTGGGAAGAAAAACATCTCAAAAGTTGCCTGTGGCacccagattttctttttctttgccctCGGGGGCGGTGAGTGTCTCCTTTTAACCCTTATGtcttatgaccgctatgtggccatttgCAACCCCCTGAGATACACAGTCATCATGAAcccaagagtctgcctgcagatGGCTCTAGTATCCTGGGGTGGAGGTGCCCTAAATTCCCTCTTCAATACCATCTACACCATGCATTTCCCCTTCTGTGGATCCAGGGAGATCCACCACTTCTTCTGTGAGATGCCTGCTGTCCTAAAGCTCTCTTGTGAAGACACTTCCCTCTATGAGATGGTGGTGTCTGTCATCTGCATTGTATTTGTTCTTCTTCCATTAGGGCTCATCATGGCTTCCTACATGCTCATCTTCTTCACAGTCCTCCATATGAACTCaccagagggcaggaggaaagccCTGACTGTATGCTCCTCCCATTTGGCTGTCGTGAGCCTCTACTATGGGCCGGCCATGATCATCTACATGACTCCCCACTCCTTTCACACTTCAGAGCAGGATGAAATACTCTCCATGATTAATACCATCTTCACCCCCATGCTCAACCCTCTCATTTACAGTCTGAGGAACAAAGAGGTGCTGGGTGCTCTGAGAAAAGCAATGAACAGaagattcattttgagttag